Proteins encoded by one window of Arachis hypogaea cultivar Tifrunner chromosome 1, arahy.Tifrunner.gnm2.J5K5, whole genome shotgun sequence:
- the LOC112707483 gene encoding uncharacterized protein has translation MMDSCEGARKGIEEVKLKDGENVSAQHESCQLPITCFTEIVNDASLHFQIIQFPKQIYVWVGYTSAKLGNLYAAAHTRPNNNVSITSLMGGTSDNTGSGLACRLVLKTGLNVILACNIPKNSPMIEAEAEKILVQKLNSMGYGMS, from the exons ATGATGGATTCTTGTGAAGGAGCAAGGAAGGGGATTGAAGAGGTAAAATTGAAGGACGGGGAAAATGTTTCTGCACAACATGAATCGTGTCAGTTGCCTATCACGTGCTTCACCGAAATCGTGAACGATGCCAGCCTCCATTTTCAGATTATACAGTTTCCAAAACAG ATATATGTGTGGGTTGGTTACACCTCTGCCAAATTGGGGAACTTGTATGCAGCTGCTCACACTCGCCCT AACAATAATGTATCAATAACTTCGTTAATGGGAGGGACTTCTGATAACACTGGCTCTGGTCTTGCTTGCCGCTTAG TTCTGAAGACTGGTCTCAATGTCATTTTGGCTTGCAATATTCCCAAAAATAGCCCTATGATTGAG GCTGAAGCTGAGAAAATATTGGTTCAGAAACTCAATAGTATGGGTTATGGCATGTCTTGA
- the LOC112707494 gene encoding signal recognition particle 19 kDa protein codes for MNVDGELPNIKRWIVLYPVYINSKKTMAEGRRIGLSKACENPTCAEIGDCCSYLKLPFAIEIDKAYPRDFMQRGRVRVLLKKEDGTLFNPTISSRKQLMIRVAEMVPKHHGRTKKQEVAASTSNAGASNKSGKGGKKRR; via the exons ATGAACGTGGATGGTGAATTGCCGAATATAAAGAGATGGATAGTGCTGTACCCTGTTTACATAAATTCGAAGAAGACGATGGCAGAAGGAAGACGAATTGGACTCAGCAAAGCGTGCGAGAATCCCACGTGTGCTGAAATTGGCGATTGCTGCAGCTATCTGAAACTCCCTtttgcaattgag ATTGACAAGGCTTACCCGCGTGATTTCATGCAAAGAGGGAGAGTGAGGGTGTTACTGAAGAAGGAGGATGGCACTCTTTTTAATCCCACTATCTCATCTA GAAAGCAGCTAATGATTCGTGTTGCAGAGATGGTACCCAAACATCATGGAAGGACAAAGAAGCAGGAGGTGGCTGCATCAACATCAAATGCAGGAGCTTCTAACAAATCTGGGAAAGGTGGAAAAAAGAGGAGATAA
- the LOC140173182 gene encoding protein RESTRICTED TEV MOVEMENT 3-like has product MDILQDGISQSISDAPPAHYVVRVELFSLLAKNSIEKYVSEKFEAGGYKWKLVLHPSGNKGKNIKDHVSLYLALDEASLPHPAWEIYANFRLFLLDQNTDNYLVVQDATGKERRFYKMKAEWGFDKFITLKEFNDASKGYLVDDTCAFGAEVYVCKERSRSKGESIVMVKDSFTYKHVWEINNYSKLDLECYDSKTFNAGSYEWKIKLYPKGNGPGFGSHLSLYLALSNPSTLSPVSKIYAQITLRILDQKQAKHHFGKANYWFSSSNHERGASRLIPLSYFTSQYQGFLVKDSCLVEAEVQILGVVEALS; this is encoded by the exons ATGGATATTCTCCAGGATG GCATTTCACAGTCTATATCTGATGCTCCACCAGCTCATTACGTAGTGAGAGTAGAGTTATTTTCGCTCCTCGCAAAGAATTCAATAGAAAAATACGTGTCAGAGAAATTTGAAGCTGGAGGATATAAATG GAAGTTGGTCCTACACCCAAGTGGAAACAAGGGCAAAAATATAAAAGACCATGTTTCACTATACTTGGCTTTGGATGAAGCAAGTTTACCTCATCCTGCTTGGGAGATCTATGCGAATTTTCGATTGTTTTTGCTTGACCAGAACACCGACAACTACTTAGTTGTCCAAG ATGCAACGGGAAAGGAAAGGAGATTTTACAAAATGAAGGCTGAATGGGGATTTGATAAGTTCATTACTCTAAAAGAGTTCAACGATGCCTCTAAAGGTTATTTGGTGGATGATACATGTGCATTTGGAGCAGAAGTCTATGTATGCAAGGAAAGAAGCAGAAGTAAAGGGGAATCCATAGTAATGGTGAAGGATTCCTTTACCTACAAGCATGTCTGGGAGATTAACAACTACTCAAAATTGGACTTAGAATGCTATGACTCTAAAACATTCAATGCTGGCAGCTACGAGTG GAAGATAAAACTATATCCCAAAGGAAACGGCCCTGGATTTGGCAGTCATCTTTCTTTGTACTTAGCCTTATCTAACCCATCAACACTTTCTCCTGTTTCAAAAATATATGCACAGATAACATTACGCATACTTGACCAAAAGCAAGCCAAGCATCACTTTGGAAAAG CTAATTACTGGTTTagttcctcaaaccatgaacgcggTGCATCAAGATTGATTCCACTCAGTTACTTCACCAGTCAATACCAGGGTTTTCTGGTAAAGGATAGTTGCTTGGTGGAAGCTGAGGTCCAAATTCTCGGGGTGGTTGAAGCATTGTCCTGA
- the LOC112707466 gene encoding autophagy-related protein 8i has protein sequence MGKSKSKKLKLFKEEFTFDERKKESTSIIVKYPDRVPVIIEKYARADIPTLDKKKYLVPRDMSVGQFIHILSGRLRMKPGKALFIFVKNTLPQTTSLLSNIYDTYKDDDGFLYMCYSSEKTFG, from the exons ATGGGCAAATCCAAATCCAAGAAGCTTAAGCTTTTCAAGGAAGAGTTTACGTTCG ATGAACGGAAAAAGGAATCTACAAGCATCATAGTCAAATATCCAGATCGAGTTCCT GTCATCATTGAGAAATATGCGAGGGCAGATATCCCTACATTGGACAAGAAAAA aTATTTGGTTCCAAGGGACATGTCTGTTGGGCAGTTCATTCATATTTTGAGTGGCAGGCTACGGATGAAGCCCGGGAAAGCTCTGTTTATATTTGTGAAGAACACATTACCTCAGACTA CGAGTCTTTTGAGCAACATCTATGACACTTACAAGGATGATGACGGCTTTCTGTACATGTGTTACAGCAGTGAAAAAACATTTGGCTAA